A DNA window from Deltaproteobacteria bacterium contains the following coding sequences:
- a CDS encoding 3-hydroxybutyryl-CoA dehydrogenase (converts (S)-3-hydroxybutanoyl-CoA to 3-acetoacetyl-CoA) produces MNITKIGIVGAGIIGAGIAETAAREGLEVILVDIVKSPLEKAVDYIRRGLKKAIERKEIPEKDLDPIISRVQLALDIQALAKMDFVIEAVTEDERVKIDLFSKLHTICPAQAVFASSTSSLSITKLARASKRPQQVVGMHFMNPVPVMKLVEIVRGVQTAPETIQTAKGLAQQMRKETVLAHDFPGFMVNRVIAPMINEAIYALFEGVGKAEDIDRALKLGANHPMGPLQLADLLGLDLVLSSLKSLQKELGNPKFSPCPLLVKYVEAGYLGRKTGKGFYEY; encoded by the coding sequence ATGAACATTACCAAGATTGGAATTGTCGGGGCGGGGATCATCGGCGCCGGAATCGCCGAGACGGCGGCGCGCGAGGGGCTGGAGGTCATTCTTGTCGATATCGTCAAGTCTCCACTCGAAAAGGCGGTCGATTACATCCGGCGGGGACTTAAGAAGGCCATCGAGCGAAAGGAAATTCCGGAGAAAGACCTCGATCCGATTATTAGCCGCGTCCAACTGGCGTTGGACATTCAGGCATTGGCCAAAATGGATTTTGTGATCGAGGCGGTCACCGAGGACGAGCGGGTCAAGATCGATCTCTTCTCGAAACTTCACACAATCTGTCCGGCCCAGGCCGTTTTCGCCTCCTCCACCTCGTCGCTTTCCATCACCAAACTGGCCCGGGCCTCAAAGCGGCCACAGCAGGTGGTTGGTATGCACTTTATGAATCCGGTGCCGGTGATGAAACTGGTGGAAATTGTCCGGGGGGTTCAGACGGCGCCCGAAACTATCCAGACGGCAAAGGGTCTTGCGCAACAAATGCGAAAAGAGACGGTTTTGGCGCACGATTTCCCGGGCTTCATGGTCAACCGGGTGATTGCCCCGATGATCAACGAGGCGATTTATGCCCTCTTTGAAGGGGTGGGAAAAGCCGAGGATATCGATCGCGCCCTAAAACTGGGGGCCAACCACCCAATGGGGCCGCTCCAACTGGCGGACCTCCTCGGCCTCGATCTGGTCTTGAGTTCTCTAAAGTCGTTGCAAAAGGAGTTAGGCAATCCAAAGTTTTCTCCCTGTCCCCTGCTCGTCAAATATGTCGAGGCAGGGTATTTGGGCCGGAAAACAGGAAAGGGGTTTTATGAATATTAA
- a CDS encoding enoyl-CoA hydratase/isomerase family protein gives MNINFETIQFAVKDGICTITINRPKALNALNELVLTELTKAFRDIRREGGGDGIQGVILTGAGDKAFVAGADISSMPQMTVLQAEYFVELGHRCMRAVETCRVPVIAAVNGFALGGGLELALSCDFIYAASSAKLGLPEVNLGIFPGFGGTQRLARLIGRNRAKELIFTARILSAQEAFDIGIINKVCEPAQLIDETTKTLQTIMKKGPIGVHLAKKVINEGTDLPLESGLKLEEMTFPMIFGTEDKTEGVRAFLEKREAKFAGK, from the coding sequence ATGAATATTAATTTCGAAACCATTCAATTCGCCGTCAAAGACGGCATCTGCACCATCACGATCAACCGCCCCAAGGCGCTCAACGCGCTGAATGAACTGGTACTCACGGAGCTGACAAAGGCCTTTCGCGATATCAGGCGGGAAGGTGGTGGCGATGGCATCCAGGGAGTCATTCTGACAGGGGCAGGGGACAAGGCCTTTGTCGCCGGCGCCGATATCTCTTCAATGCCGCAGATGACCGTTTTGCAGGCCGAGTATTTTGTGGAACTGGGGCACCGGTGCATGCGGGCCGTCGAGACCTGCCGGGTTCCGGTCATCGCCGCCGTCAACGGGTTTGCCCTTGGAGGTGGTTTGGAACTCGCGTTATCCTGCGATTTTATTTATGCCGCCTCCTCGGCCAAACTCGGTTTGCCGGAAGTTAATCTCGGAATTTTTCCAGGCTTTGGAGGCACCCAGCGTCTCGCCCGCTTGATCGGCAGGAACAGGGCCAAAGAGTTGATCTTCACCGCCCGTATTCTTTCGGCCCAGGAGGCCTTTGACATCGGCATCATCAACAAGGTCTGCGAACCGGCCCAGCTGATTGACGAGACGACAAAGACCCTCCAGACCATCATGAAAAAGGGGCCGATCGGAGTCCACCTCGCCAAGAAGGTGATCAACGAGGGGACCGATCTTCCGCTGGAATCCGGTTTAAAACTGGAAGAGATGACCTTCCCGATGATTTTTGGAACGGAAGATAAAACGGAAGGGGTGAGGGCGTTTCTGGAAAAACGGGAGGCGAAATTTGCGGGAAAATAA
- a CDS encoding acyl-CoA dehydrogenase yields the protein MQFELNETQKMIQQMARDFAREELAPAAAELDEKAEFPSRHLKKMAELGFMGMMIPSVWGGSGLDTVSYVLALEEISAACASTGVTMSVNNSLYCGPVNKFGTDEQKKRYLTPFARGEKLGAYCLSEPGTGSDAANQQTTAVLKGDKYILNGTKNFITNGPNADAMIVFAMTDKAKRHKGISAFIVEKGFNGFSVGKIEKKLGIRASSTCSIVLQDCEVPKENILGKEGEGFSIAMNTLDYGRIGIATQALGISRAAFEAAAKYAKIREAFGQAIASFQAIQWMIADMSTRIAASRLLVHRAAWMKDQGKPCTLEAAQAKLYSSETSNFVTNKAVQIHGGYGYCREYPVERYLRDARITEIYEGTSEIQRLVIARNLLKD from the coding sequence ATGCAATTTGAATTAAACGAAACCCAAAAAATGATCCAACAGATGGCGCGGGATTTTGCCAGAGAGGAGTTGGCCCCCGCCGCCGCCGAGCTGGATGAAAAGGCGGAGTTTCCAAGCCGTCACCTCAAAAAGATGGCCGAACTCGGTTTCATGGGGATGATGATTCCTTCGGTGTGGGGGGGTTCGGGGCTCGATACCGTCAGTTACGTACTTGCCCTGGAGGAAATTTCTGCCGCCTGCGCCTCCACGGGCGTCACCATGTCGGTGAACAATTCCCTCTATTGCGGCCCTGTCAATAAATTCGGCACGGATGAACAGAAGAAGAGATATCTCACTCCCTTCGCTCGCGGTGAAAAACTGGGAGCCTATTGCCTTTCCGAACCGGGAACCGGATCGGATGCCGCGAATCAGCAGACAACGGCGGTGCTTAAGGGGGATAAATATATTTTGAACGGGACGAAAAACTTCATCACCAACGGCCCGAATGCCGATGCGATGATTGTTTTTGCGATGACCGACAAGGCGAAACGGCACAAGGGGATCTCGGCGTTTATCGTTGAAAAAGGTTTCAACGGTTTTTCTGTCGGAAAAATTGAAAAGAAGCTCGGCATCCGTGCTTCCTCCACCTGCAGTATCGTCTTGCAGGATTGCGAAGTCCCCAAAGAGAACATTCTCGGCAAAGAGGGAGAGGGTTTTTCCATCGCGATGAACACGCTCGATTATGGGCGAATCGGCATTGCCACACAGGCGCTCGGCATCTCACGAGCCGCCTTCGAAGCGGCGGCAAAATACGCCAAAATCCGTGAAGCTTTTGGTCAGGCAATCGCGAGTTTTCAGGCCATTCAATGGATGATTGCCGACATGTCCACCCGGATTGCCGCCAGCCGCCTGTTGGTCCATCGGGCCGCCTGGATGAAAGATCAAGGCAAGCCTTGCACGCTGGAGGCGGCGCAGGCAAAACTTTATTCCTCCGAAACATCCAATTTTGTCACCAACAAGGCGGTGCAGATTCACGGAGGCTACGGCTACTGCCGCGAATATCCGGTGGAGCGTTATCTGCGCGATGCGCGGATTACGGAGATTTACGAGGGGACATCGGAAATTCAGCGGTTGGTGATTGCGAGGAATCTCTTGAAGGACTAG
- a CDS encoding ATP-binding protein, with the protein MIVETLGSQVTYSSLTQRMGEISKPTFIDYCDLLERQDILFNLQAYDQNKRIGFPKKARKFHFWDPFILETIQRWLTRERFLTGLSLEPQKVESAIAAHFKKEGDTYYLKGTGEVDVVALKDGKPVYIEVKWTKQLRSSDLTELKKQRPAVILTKEAEGHIDDIPALPVARFLLNAGPPLI; encoded by the coding sequence ATGATTGTAGAAACCCTCGGTTCCCAGGTGACCTATTCATCGCTCACCCAAAGGATGGGTGAAATCAGCAAACCGACGTTTATCGACTATTGCGACCTGCTGGAAAGACAGGATATCCTGTTCAACCTGCAGGCCTACGATCAAAACAAAAGAATCGGCTTCCCCAAAAAGGCGCGCAAATTTCATTTTTGGGATCCCTTCATTCTCGAAACCATCCAGCGGTGGCTGACGCGGGAGAGGTTTCTGACGGGGCTCTCTTTGGAGCCGCAGAAGGTCGAATCGGCCATCGCGGCGCATTTTAAAAAAGAGGGGGACACGTATTATCTGAAGGGGACGGGTGAAGTGGATGTTGTTGCACTCAAAGATGGAAAGCCCGTTTACATCGAGGTCAAATGGACCAAACAATTGCGATCAAGTGATTTGACGGAGCTTAAAAAACAGAGGCCGGCGGTCATTCTCACAAAAGAAGCCGAAGGACACATCGACGATATACCGGCCCTTCCGGTTGCCCGGTTTTTGTTGAATGCAGGCCCGCCGCTTATCTGA
- a CDS encoding trypsin-like peptidase domain-containing protein — translation MSDKVYRIDTNRWIVTAFLDKIGFKRGDYASGTLTPEQLQARQVDPIAFEKLLSISGDPLVLEEGDIYYGEPQNRFLSSLPLKDWRRMISLLEWDRKQLRSLFKVGKGPDGVQAEKLLGRYTRTYEEDVESGVAVEGEFSYVEYKRHGFKYPIGVHFDYRTISRHWQKKSESVVWVNGATGVLVADNYVITAAHVVLDRHDDPVFYRMGINYVGKDPRAKPLYPRTWGRALLAMVPTAFSPYHVIAVDKEADLAILAVPYFADPDDREKLEEIRRLKLAEDLPQPGAPTMTIGQPKTRDWTSGPSYTWGIFLGAASYCREGGEKEEEPLWEFLNRTAGREREAPSVSELCLRQDSFGGYSGSPVINEQGQAFGIETGRYPNSYATKAASLHPDAIHDPDLRQVLEEIRAVQKGQNWPQKERDRVAKLIEPHFLQYVADHPFGRVSDKSHHSDNEYDYLIIPNASIVAFQASMERELPNETSLRIHQAILKLASDHQILIGAT, via the coding sequence ATGTCAGACAAGGTCTATCGGATCGACACGAACAGATGGATTGTCACCGCTTTTTTGGACAAAATTGGTTTTAAAAGGGGTGACTATGCCTCCGGCACACTCACGCCGGAACAACTTCAGGCGAGGCAGGTTGATCCAATTGCATTCGAGAAATTGTTGAGCATCAGCGGTGATCCTCTGGTTTTGGAAGAAGGTGATATCTATTATGGGGAGCCCCAAAATCGTTTCCTCTCAAGCTTGCCGCTGAAGGACTGGCGCCGAATGATTTCACTGCTTGAATGGGACCGGAAACAACTCAGGTCGCTTTTCAAAGTAGGCAAGGGTCCTGACGGCGTCCAGGCGGAGAAGCTTCTGGGCCGGTACACCAGGACCTATGAAGAAGACGTCGAGTCTGGCGTCGCAGTTGAGGGGGAATTTTCCTACGTTGAATACAAGAGACATGGTTTCAAATATCCGATCGGTGTGCATTTCGACTATAGAACAATCAGCCGGCACTGGCAAAAAAAGAGCGAATCTGTGGTGTGGGTCAATGGGGCTACGGGGGTTTTGGTCGCAGACAATTATGTCATCACAGCTGCCCACGTCGTACTGGATAGGCACGATGATCCTGTTTTTTATCGCATGGGCATTAATTATGTAGGAAAAGACCCTCGGGCGAAGCCTTTATATCCTCGAACCTGGGGCCGCGCCCTTCTCGCTATGGTTCCCACCGCCTTTAGCCCCTACCACGTCATTGCAGTGGACAAAGAAGCTGACTTGGCCATCCTAGCAGTCCCTTACTTCGCTGACCCCGATGACCGGGAAAAATTGGAGGAAATCCGGCGACTGAAGTTGGCCGAAGACCTGCCCCAGCCAGGTGCGCCGACAATGACTATCGGCCAGCCCAAGACGAGGGATTGGACGTCGGGTCCGTCTTACACCTGGGGAATCTTCTTAGGTGCCGCTTCTTACTGCCGCGAAGGAGGGGAGAAGGAGGAAGAGCCGCTGTGGGAGTTCCTCAATAGGACAGCCGGCAGGGAAAGAGAGGCCCCTTCCGTATCGGAGCTGTGTCTTCGGCAAGATAGTTTTGGTGGGTATAGCGGTAGCCCCGTCATTAACGAACAGGGCCAAGCCTTCGGGATAGAGACTGGCAGGTACCCCAATTCCTATGCGACGAAGGCGGCGAGTCTTCATCCCGACGCCATCCATGATCCCGATTTAAGACAGGTCCTCGAGGAAATCCGGGCCGTCCAAAAGGGCCAGAACTGGCCGCAAAAGGAAAGAGACCGGGTTGCCAAACTGATAGAACCGCATTTCCTCCAATATGTCGCCGACCATCCCTTTGGCAGGGTCTCAGACAAAAGCCATCACTCAGACAATGAATATGATTACCTGATCATTCCGAATGCGAGTATCGTCGCCTTTCAGGCCAGCATGGAACGGGAACTACCCAACGAAACTTCCTTAAGGATCCATCAAGCAATCCTTAAGCTCGCTTCGGACCACCAAATTCTAATCGGTGCGACCTAA
- a CDS encoding nucleotidyl transferase AbiEii/AbiGii toxin family protein: MNRILPINSKERGAYFETAAARMGVPAQIIEKDFWVVWVLGRLFDQTAIKPHLTFKGGTSLAKVFGLIKRFSEDIDLSIEKSFFGLADSQSPEQAPSRKKRQERLDKLSRECAQCVRGPMLTGLKKDFSQHLLSASDWKLIPDKGDPTGQTLLFEYPTDFPKKAGYVRSAVKIEMGARSEHWPVSQKKIQSYLKEALEENIDEPEVIVRVLNVERTFWEKATILHQYAHIPRDKMFPLRLSRHYYDFYCLIHSTAKDGAMKEQNLLARVARHKEIYFPSAWADYASAKKGSLKLIPQEHFLRALRQDYQLMRDMFFEEPPAWDDVVKSIGAFEREFNHE; encoded by the coding sequence GTGAACAGGATACTTCCAATAAATTCCAAGGAGAGAGGGGCCTATTTTGAAACGGCTGCGGCACGCATGGGGGTGCCTGCCCAGATCATCGAAAAGGATTTTTGGGTGGTTTGGGTGCTTGGCCGTCTGTTTGATCAAACAGCCATCAAGCCGCACTTGACCTTCAAGGGAGGCACCTCTCTTGCCAAGGTGTTCGGCCTCATCAAACGTTTCTCCGAAGATATTGACTTGTCGATTGAGAAATCCTTTTTTGGTCTTGCAGATAGTCAATCTCCCGAACAAGCACCCAGTCGGAAGAAAAGACAAGAAAGATTGGATAAATTATCCAGGGAGTGTGCCCAATGCGTGCGGGGCCCCATGCTGACCGGGCTCAAAAAAGATTTCTCCCAACACCTGTTATCGGCGTCTGATTGGAAACTGATTCCTGATAAAGGCGATCCGACGGGACAAACATTGCTCTTTGAATATCCGACCGACTTTCCAAAAAAAGCCGGTTATGTTCGTTCTGCCGTGAAAATTGAGATGGGCGCCCGCTCCGAGCACTGGCCGGTCAGTCAGAAAAAAATTCAAAGCTATTTGAAAGAAGCCCTCGAAGAAAACATCGATGAGCCGGAGGTGATCGTCAGGGTCCTGAACGTGGAAAGGACATTTTGGGAAAAGGCGACCATCCTTCACCAGTATGCCCATATTCCAAGGGACAAAATGTTCCCCTTAAGGCTCTCACGTCATTACTATGATTTTTACTGCCTGATTCATTCGACGGCAAAGGATGGCGCCATGAAGGAACAAAATCTGTTGGCGAGAGTTGCCCGCCACAAGGAAATTTATTTTCCCTCTGCCTGGGCCGATTATGCATCGGCAAAAAAGGGGAGTTTGAAACTCATCCCTCAGGAACATTTTCTGCGTGCATTGCGGCAGGACTATCAGTTGATGCGTGACATGTTTTTTGAAGAACCACCGGCCTGGGATGATGTGGTCAAATCCATTGGGGCGTTTGAAAGGGAATTCAATCACGAGTAG